Proteins from a single region of Sediminispirochaeta bajacaliforniensis DSM 16054:
- the prmC gene encoding peptide chain release factor N(5)-glutamine methyltransferase — MAIQQPRLQSYRDALVWASGLLEAAGEVLTDTPGLDASLLLAHAAGIDRTTVFVRLPDRLSEKEANRFRTLIHKRLTGTPVSYLTGRREFWGLDFLVNNEVLIPRPDTETLVEAALEAIGAGMQEAGQRKGMRGGGLRILDLCCGSGCIGIALASELPEAEVVLSDISSAAVDIALRNRQRLLPADQDIVVMRSDLFEGLSTMAPFDLIVTNPPYLTDDEADAMASAGWEEPDGALRGGKEGLSLIRKIIPASLRVLRSEGYLFIESASSQSGEISRMLQEAGFLRVSVKKDLAGRDRVTGGQWAKKRI, encoded by the coding sequence ATGGCCATACAACAGCCACGCCTCCAAAGCTACAGGGATGCCCTGGTCTGGGCATCCGGCCTGCTTGAAGCAGCGGGAGAAGTGCTTACCGATACTCCCGGATTGGATGCCTCCCTGCTTTTGGCTCATGCCGCAGGAATCGACAGGACAACGGTTTTCGTCAGGCTCCCGGATAGACTTTCGGAAAAAGAGGCCAATCGGTTTCGCACGCTTATTCATAAACGCCTTACGGGCACGCCGGTAAGCTATCTGACCGGCCGCAGGGAGTTCTGGGGCCTCGATTTTCTGGTAAACAACGAGGTTCTCATCCCCAGGCCGGACACGGAGACCCTGGTTGAAGCAGCCCTTGAGGCAATCGGGGCGGGGATGCAGGAAGCAGGACAGAGAAAGGGGATGCGCGGCGGCGGACTTCGTATCCTCGACCTTTGCTGCGGATCGGGCTGTATCGGTATAGCCCTTGCTTCCGAATTGCCGGAAGCCGAAGTTGTTTTATCCGATATCAGCAGCGCAGCCGTTGATATCGCCCTGAGGAATCGGCAACGACTGTTACCTGCCGATCAAGATATCGTGGTAATGCGTAGTGACCTGTTCGAGGGGCTTTCTACAATGGCGCCTTTCGACCTTATCGTCACCAACCCACCCTACCTCACCGATGATGAGGCGGACGCAATGGCCTCGGCCGGGTGGGAAGAACCGGACGGGGCCTTGAGAGGCGGAAAGGAAGGCCTTTCACTTATCAGAAAGATCATCCCCGCATCACTACGCGTTCTCCGCTCCGAAGGATATCTTTTTATAGAATCGGCATCTTCACAAAGCGGCGAAATTTCCCGTATGCTTCAAGAAGCGGGTTTCCTGAGGGTATCGGTCAAAAAGGACCTTGCAGGAAGAGATCGAGTTACCGGAGGACAATGGGCGAAAAAGAGGATATAG